The genomic region CAGGAAATCGAGAACGTGCAGAAACTCACGGTAGATCGAACAGTGGTGGCCAAAGTTGCTGGACCTACAACCGAGCGAATTGCAGGCTACGCGCGAAAACTTGGCGCGGAGCTTGTCGGCAGCAGCGGGGAAATTCAACCCGCCCCGTGATATCCCGACCGCGCATTACATGAGCACAGAGTTTTACCTGCCCGCCGAGAGCGGTGTTCTGCACGGGCTTTACGACTTCCAATACACGCCTTACTTTCTCGGCGTCGCCGCCGCCCTGGACGACCCTCGGGTGAGCGAAGTTGACCTGATGAAAGCGGCGCAGATCGGCTGGACGTGGTTCCTGATCGGCTACCTGTTCAAGTTCATTCACAACCTGCCGCGTCCGATCATGATCCTGTTTGCCAAGGAAAAGGACGGCAAGAACTTCCACGACGAAAAGCTCAAGTTCGGCGTCAACGCGAATACCGAGGTGGCGAAGCTCATGCCGGTGGACGTCAGCCGCACATCGGGCAACCGCTGGGACCATAAGACTTTTCCAGGCGGGTTCCTCAAACTGGTCGCGTCCAACTCCCCGGGCAACGTCAAATCCACGTCTTCCGTGGGTTTATCGGTGGTAGAGGAACCGGACGATACCAGCGACGATGTGAAGGGGCAGGGCGATGCGATCGCCCTGCTGGAAGAGCGTGGCAAGCGTTATCCCGGCTCCAAGATGCTGGTAGGCGGGACGCCGGCGATCAAGGGCGCGAGCAAGACCGAGGCGCGCCTTGCACAGACCGATTGCCGGGTGCTGCCGGTTATCTGCCATTCCTGCGGCCAGGCGCATGTGCTGGACTTCGCTCATATCAAGTGGCTCGACATTGAGGAAGAAGCAACCCCTCATGAGATCTACGGCCGCGCAGATCCTGAGACTGCCGGCTACGGTTGCCCTCACTGCGGCGAGATCTGGGACGACTATCAGCGTAAAGAGAACATCCGCAACACGGTGTTCAACGCGGTAGAAGCTGGCGACCCATACTGCGGTTGGGTGCCGACCAAACCTTTTGCCGGGCGCGCTGGGTTCATTGAGTTGAATGAGCTGTACGCCTGCTTGCCCGGTACCAGCCTGGCCGACATCGTGCGCGAGAAGCTCAACGCCGAACACCAGGCGTCCATGGGCAACCTGTCGCTGCTGATCAAGTTCGTCAACCAGAAACAAGGCCGTGCCTACGAGTACAAATCCGATCTGCCCGAAGCCGACAAACTGGCCGAGCGCGCAGAGGACTACCCGGAGATGTACGTGCCCATGGGCGGAATCGTGGTCACCGCTGGCGTCGATGTTCAACACGATCGCCTGGCGGTGGTGATGCGGGCTTGGGGCCGGGGTGAGGAATCCTGGTTGCTTTACTGGGGCGAAATCTACGGCGAAGTGGTGCTGCCAGACCAGGGCGTCTGGTTGGATCTGGAGAAGCTGCTGTTTGCGGCGATTCCTCACGCCTGCGGCGCCAAGTTGAAAGTGTTGGCGACTTCGCTCGACACCTCCGACGGCACCATCACCCAGGACGCGGCTTATGCGTTCTGTCGTAAGCACCAACGTAGTGGTGTGATGGCGATCAAAGGCGCGAGCGAGCGTGGCAACACCCGCGACGACGAGCGCCGGGAGATCTTCAGCGCGCCTCGGCAGGGCGTCGATACCGACAAAGAGCAGAAGGCATCCAAGTATGGCCTTCGCCCCTACATCGTCGGCACGTCGCGGGCCAAGGACTTGTGGATTGAGGGCCGGTTGCCGATGACTGGGGATGGCCCTGGTCGGATGCACTTTTACAAGACGGTGCGCCCGGACTACTTCCGGCAAATCACCGCCGAAGTGAAGGCCCCCAGCCGTCGACACCACTATCGCAAGGTGTGGCAGAAGAAGGCCGGCGAGCCGAACGAAGGCACGGACTGTGAAACCTACGCTCTGCACGCAGCCCGATCCTTGAAAACACATTTGCTTCAGGAACAGGACTGGGCGGCGCTCGATGCCCAGATCCGCCAGGGTGGTCTGTTTGATCAGCCAGAACCGGTTAGGCCTGAGGCTGAGCCCAACCCCGAAACCGAGGGGGCGACCCCGGAACCACCGCCACCCGTTGAACCCCCCGATCTCCCGCCTGCTGGCGGGAGAGTTGTTTCTGGGCGCCGCAGTGCAATGCGCGTGCTCTCCCAACGCAGGAATTAATCATGGCTATCACCCTGGAACAAGCGCAGGGCCAGCTCCAAGCCTGGCTCGATGCGAGCATGAAGGTCAGCCAGAAGCAAAGCTACCGGATCGGCACCCGCCAGCTGGAGTACGCTGACCTTGCCGAGATCACCAAAACGATCGACTACTGGCAGAAGCAAGTTGATGGCCTGGAAAGCGGCCGGCCACGGGGGATTGTCCTGCGTGGGATCACGCCGCGATGAGCCGGGCGCCGAAAGCCTCACAACCAACGCTGCTCGACAAGGCCATCACCTGGTTGAGCCCTGAACGCGGCGCCAAGCGCATGCATGCCCGGCTCACCATGACCGCGCTGGGCGGTTACAGCGGCGCGTCGAAGGCCAAGCGCTCGTTGAGTGCCTGGAACCCCGCCGCCGGCAGTGCAGCGGCTGACTTGCTGCCCGACTTGCCCACGCTTCGCGAGCGTTGCCGTGACCTTGAGCGCAACAACCCCATCGGCGGCGGTGCGATCAACACGGTGACCACTAAAACGGTCGGTACCGGCTTGGCGCTCAAGTCCGTGGTGAACCGCCAGATCCTTGGCTGGGATGAAGATCAGGCCAGGGAGTGGCAGCGCAAGACTGAATCGCTCTTCAAGTCCTGGGCGGAAACTACCTGCTGCGACATCACCCGCGAGCAAAACTTCTATGGTTTGCAGGATCTGACGTGGCGTTCGGTTCTGAGCAGCGGTGATGTGTTTCCGCTGTTGACCCACAAGGAGCGCCCTGGCCATCACTACTCGGCGTGTATCCAGCTCATTGAAGCCGACCGGATTTGCAACCCGTCGGGCAGGGCTGATACGGAAACCCTCACCGCCGGTATCGAACGTGATGCCGACGGCGCGCCGATCAAGGCTCACATCCTGCGCAGCCACCCTGGTGCGCTGGGCGTTAAAGAACGGGTATGGGATGAACGCCCGTTCTTCAACGAGCGTGGGGGGCGGGTGTTGTTGCATGTGTACCGCCGCCGCCGGGTAGGCCAGCCGCGTGGCGTGCCGTACCTGGCGCCGGTGATCGAAAAGCTCAAACAGTTAGACCGCTACACCGATGCCGAGCTGGAAGCAGCGGTGGTATCGGCGTTCTTCGCTGTGTTTATCAAGCCGGGGACTGGCGGCAGTCTGAGCCCGTTGGCATCTGCTGCCACCGGCAACACGCCCGTCGGCGGTGATCGGCCTGCTGGACGGGAGCAGGGTGGCTGGGACGGTTCACTTAGTGGCGGCATTGTCGCCGAGCTGGACGACGGTGCGTCCATCGACACTGCGGCCCCAGGCCGGCCAAACATGGCGTTTGACCCGTTCGTGCTAGCGATGCTGCGCCAGATCGGCATGGCCCTGGAATTGCCCTATGAGGTGCTGATCAAGCACTTCACTGCCAGCTATACCGCCGCGCGTGCAGCCGTCATGGAAGCGTGGCAGTTCGTTCGCGGTTGCCGCGACTTCCTGGGCTCACACTTCTGCCAGCCGGTGTACGAGCATTGGCTTGAAGAGGCCATTGCGCAGGGTGATATCGAAGCCCCTGGGTTTTTCGATCACCCACTACTCCGTTATGCCTACTGCGGTTCGCTGTGGGTGGGTGATGGTCCTGGCACCGTAGACCCTTTGAAGGATATCAACGCCGCCGAGAAGCGGATCGATATCGGCGTCAGCACTCTGGCGAAGGAATCCATGCTCTACGACGGCAGCGACTGGGAGGAAAACCACGAACAGCGCGCCCTGGAAGTGAAGCGCCGGCGCGATGACGGGCTTTCAGCTTCACCGACGGCGCGCCCGGACAATGAGCCGCCGGCCAATCCCGACTTACCTGAACGGACCTAACTATGAGCGACAACCCAACCGATGCACCCGTGCACCGGGTGACGGCGTTCGACTTGGTGTCACGCGAGCCCTGGGCCATTACCCCGGACATGCTGCAAACCATCACCGCCATTGCCCGTCGGGAGCATGAAGGCCCAGAAGCGCTGGAAGCCAGGCAGGGCAAGCCCCTACAAAACAGTCGGGCGGTGACTCAACGTGGCAACGTTGCCTTGTTGCCAGTCACTGGCCCGGTGTTTCGCTATGCCAACTTGTTTACGGCGTTGTCCGGTGCAACCTCACTGGATGTTCTGGCGAAAGAGTTCACCGCCGCCGTCGATGATCCGCGAACAGACACCATCATCCTGGTGATGGATACCCCGGGCGGCATTGCCAGTGGTATCGCTGAGTTCGCTCAGATGATCCGTGCTTCTCCCAAGCAAGTGGTGGCCTACGTATCCGGCAACGCAGCCAGCGCAGGCTATTGGATGGCGGCAGCGGCACATGAAATTGTCATGAGCCGCACCGGCGCCGTTGGCTCCATTGGCACGGTGTTGACGGTGCGTAAAGGCGAAGACGACGGCAGTTTCGAGATCGTCAGCAGCCAGAGCCCGAAAAAGCGGCCTGACTTCGGTACCGAATCTGGCCGCGCTGTAGCACAGGCGCACGTTGACCGACTGACCGACATCTTTGTCGAGGACGTTGCCAACTATCGCGGCCTAAGTGTTGAAACCGTCCTGGCGGACTTCGGCCAGGGCGACATGCGGATTGGCTCGGACGCCGTTGCGTTGGGCATGGCCGACCGTGAATCCACCCTTGAAAACCTTATCGCCGAATTCAACGGCAGTCCCTCTGGAGATCGATCCATGTCCACTACCGCCAGCAGCACCACACCCGCACCGACGCCAGAAAAGCCAGCTGTTACCCGTGAATACCTCGCCGCGAACCATGCTGAGTTGCTTGCCAGCCTGGAACATGACGCCCACGCAGCTGGCGCTCGCGCCGAGTGCGATCGCATCAAGGCAGTCGAGGCGGCGGCTTTGCCCGGGCATGAAGAGCTGATCGCCAGCCTCAAGTTCGATGGCAAAACCAGCGGCGCCGAGGCGGCTGCACAGGTGATTGGTGCCGAAAAGTCCAAGCGCGCCACTGCTCTTGCCGACATTCGCAGCCAGGCCCCTGCGCCGGTACCCAACGCACTCACGCCACCGGCTGCACCAGCTGCCGCCGAAGAGGATCCAGAGGCGCCCCTGGAAGATCGCGCCAAAGCGACCTGGGACGGCGATAAGGAACTGCGCGCCGAGTTTGGCACCTTCGAGGCCTACCACGGTTATAGCAAGGCCACCGACCGTGGTTTGGTCAAGGTTCTGAAAAAGTAAGCACCTGGTAAGTCCCTCAAACCCTGGCTCTGGAGAATCCCATGCCTCTTACACTCGATACCCCCCGCGCCTACGAGATCGGCACCATCAACGACTTGTCCGTTGCCGCCGGTGTGCAGATTTTCGAAGGGGCGGCCGTTGGCATCATCGCTGCCAGTGGGCTGGCGCGCCCTTTGGCGGCGGGTGACCTGTTTGTCGGTTTCGCTGATCGCGGCGTCGACAACCGCACCGGCGCCGCTGCGGCCGCGCGCGTCCGTCTTCGCGAAGAAGGCAAGATTGAACTGCCCGTAGCTGCCCTGGCGGTTGCCGATATCGGCAAGCAGGTCTACGCCAGCGACAGCGGCGCATTCCTGCTGACCGCGGCCGGGAATAGCCTGGTCGGCCATGTTCACCGTTTTGTCCGCTCTGGCGTCGGCATCGTCAAGTTCGCCGCCCAGCCAGTGCCCGTCGCGCCTTAACGCAACACCCAAACCTTTCCTTTTTTGACCGTATCCTTCTTCAGGAGAATCACCCATGGGTGCTGAAGTACTTTCCAGCCGTGCCGTCATCGGCATGTTTTACGAAATGCTCGAACAGAATGTGGGGTCGAACTGGATCGACGCCGTGTCCAACCTGTTCGATTCTGACCAGGCGAAAGAAACCTACCCGTGGATTGGCATGGTGCCAACGCTGCGTGAGTGGATCGGTGGCCGTCATGCAAAGGGCTTCATCGGCGCTGAACTCGAAATCGAAAACCTGCACTTCGAAGCAACCATTGAGGTTCTGGTCAAAGAGCTGCGCCGCGACAAGACCGGGCAACTGCGCATCCGCCTTGGCGAGCTGGCCGACCGCACGAATGCACACTGGGCCAGGCTGCTTTCGGTACTGTTGCTCAATGGCGAAACCCAGGTCTGCTACGACGGCCAGTATTTCTTCGACGTTGACCACGAAGAAGGCCAGAGCGGGGTGCAGTCGAACAAAATCACCACCAAACTTTCCGAGCTGGCGGCGGCTGTTCATGGCACACCAACCCGACCGAGTGTCGAGGAATTCCAACAGGCAGTTGCCCGGTCTGTGACCCAGCTCACCAGCCTCAAGGATGATCAGGGCGAACCTATCAACGAACTGGCTCGCGAGTTCCTGGTGATGGTGCCGTTCAACCTGTTGAGCGTTGCTCAGTCTGCGCTGAGCGTTCCGCGCGGCACCAACATCAACGAGATTGTCATGCCTGACAACGTGGTGGTCCGCGTGGTCGGTAACGTGCGCCTCAATGCCTGGCAGGACAAGTTCGTGACCCTGCGTACCGATGGTCGTTTGAAAGCGTTCATCCGTCAGCAGGAAACCGACGTCGCAATGAAGGCGAAGGCGGAAGGCTCGGAATACGAGTTTGACAACGACGCGCATCAGTATGGTGTCGACACCTGGCGCAACGTCGGTTTTGGCCGCTGGCAGTACGCCGTCCTTAACCAGTTGGTGGCATAGGCCGGTCGGCCCGCCACCTCACCGAGGACACTGATATGCCGAAATACCGCGTGACAGAGACCATCACCCTTTACGGTGGTGAGTTGATCCTGACAGACGCCCAGGCCAGCGCCCGAAAGCACTGCCTTGAGCCGGTCGAAAAGAAAAAGGGGCGCTACACCATTCTGGAGCCCGTCCAGTTCAAAGTCGGGGAGGTGATCGTGATCCCCGGTGAGCCGGACAAGGCGCTGGATCAGCGGCTCGTGAAGGTGGACAAAGCTGGAGGGACCGGCGATGCCGAATAAAACATATACCGTCCTGTCAGGTTCGTTCCGCCGGCCAGACAACAGCCTGGTCGGCCAAGGTGGCTTAGTAGAGCTGCCGGACGACGTGGCAGATCGCTTTCGTCACCAGTTGGAAGTCGTGGTGTCCGGGCCATCGCCGGCACCGGTGGGTGAAGGTGGACGCAAGCAAAAGGTGAGCCCCGATGCTTGACGAAGACCTCAGGGGTTTCCTTGAGGACTTTGACGTTGGCGGAGTCGTCGATGGTGAGCCGTTTCTGGCGGCACGCGACATGCCAGATGAGATCCATGGCATGGGCGGCACCAATAGCCAGTCCACCGGCTACGAGATCCTTGTCATTACCTCCGACGCTGAACGCCTCGGTATCAGAAATCCCAAGCTGATCACCGTAGGTGGCGTGGCCTTTCGGGTCCGTGACTGCCGGATGATCGATGACGGCGCCTTCAGCCTGGCCTCACTCACCAAGGTTTAATCCATGCCTTCGATCCAAGAACGCATCGTCGCAAAGGCGCAGGCGCTGATCCTGGCTGCCGATACGCCGGCGGCTGATCGCGTGTTTCGCAGCCGTACCGAGGCGATCACACGCGACATGACTCCGGCGCTAGTGCTGCGGCCCAGCCTTGAAACTACTGAGCGGGAAAGCTTTTCCGTGGACCGCAACCAGTTCGAACTGACGGTAGAAATTATCGCTCGGGAAGACACTGTTACAGGGGCCGCCTGGGACCAGGTGGCTGACCTGGTGAAGGTAGCCGTACATGCGGTGCTGGCAACAGAGGATGCTTTTCCGGAGGCGGACCGGGTCCAGCGGTTTTACATCGACTGGATCGAGGACGAAGGGGACAACACCGCCGGCAACTGCCTGGTCCGCTATCGCTTCACCTACTTGTGCAACACCGGAGACTTGACCACCGGCCCCACCTTTTACTGAGGAATAAATTATGCAAATTGCATTCGGCAGTGGGTTGTTTTACGCCACCCCGCTGATGGACGCCTATGGCAACGCCCTAGCGTCACCCACCCCGATCCTACTGGGCATCATGCAGGAAGCATCGGTTGATCTGTCGTACGACTCCAAGGAGCTGTTCGGTAGCGAGCAATTCGCCGTGGATGCGGCGCGCGGTCAAGGCAAGCTATCGGGCAAGGCCAAGGCGGCGCAGATCAGCCTGTCGCAAATGAATGCCCTGGTGTTCGGGCAAACCCTCCAGCCCGGCCAGGTGCTTGTGCACCACGCAACCACTCCCCAGGATATTCCTGCCGGTGGCAAGATCATCGTCACCCCGCCAGGTGCTGGCCTCTTGGCCGGTGACTTGGGTGTTCGCGGCGGCGGTGCAGCCCCGTTCACCCGTGTACTGGCAGCGCCGGCCAAGGGGGAATACACCTATGACTCAGGTACCGGTGAATACGCTTTCGCCGCTGCGGACGAAGGCGTGCCGGTATTTATCGATTACCGCTACTCGGTCGCCACCGGCAAGAGCCTTTCCGTGCGCAACTTGCCGATGGGCGATATGCCGGTGT from Pseudomonas synxantha harbors:
- a CDS encoding S49 family peptidase, whose protein sequence is MSDNPTDAPVHRVTAFDLVSREPWAITPDMLQTITAIARREHEGPEALEARQGKPLQNSRAVTQRGNVALLPVTGPVFRYANLFTALSGATSLDVLAKEFTAAVDDPRTDTIILVMDTPGGIASGIAEFAQMIRASPKQVVAYVSGNAASAGYWMAAAAHEIVMSRTGAVGSIGTVLTVRKGEDDGSFEIVSSQSPKKRPDFGTESGRAVAQAHVDRLTDIFVEDVANYRGLSVETVLADFGQGDMRIGSDAVALGMADRESTLENLIAEFNGSPSGDRSMSTTASSTTPAPTPEKPAVTREYLAANHAELLASLEHDAHAAGARAECDRIKAVEAAALPGHEELIASLKFDGKTSGAEAAAQVIGAEKSKRATALADIRSQAPAPVPNALTPPAAPAAAEEDPEAPLEDRAKATWDGDKELRAEFGTFEAYHGYSKATDRGLVKVLKK
- a CDS encoding Mu-like prophage major head subunit gpT family protein — its product is MGAEVLSSRAVIGMFYEMLEQNVGSNWIDAVSNLFDSDQAKETYPWIGMVPTLREWIGGRHAKGFIGAELEIENLHFEATIEVLVKELRRDKTGQLRIRLGELADRTNAHWARLLSVLLLNGETQVCYDGQYFFDVDHEEGQSGVQSNKITTKLSELAAAVHGTPTRPSVEEFQQAVARSVTQLTSLKDDQGEPINELAREFLVMVPFNLLSVAQSALSVPRGTNINEIVMPDNVVVRVVGNVRLNAWQDKFVTLRTDGRLKAFIRQQETDVAMKAKAEGSEYEFDNDAHQYGVDTWRNVGFGRWQYAVLNQLVA
- a CDS encoding phage terminase large subunit family protein, encoding MSTEFYLPAESGVLHGLYDFQYTPYFLGVAAALDDPRVSEVDLMKAAQIGWTWFLIGYLFKFIHNLPRPIMILFAKEKDGKNFHDEKLKFGVNANTEVAKLMPVDVSRTSGNRWDHKTFPGGFLKLVASNSPGNVKSTSSVGLSVVEEPDDTSDDVKGQGDAIALLEERGKRYPGSKMLVGGTPAIKGASKTEARLAQTDCRVLPVICHSCGQAHVLDFAHIKWLDIEEEATPHEIYGRADPETAGYGCPHCGEIWDDYQRKENIRNTVFNAVEAGDPYCGWVPTKPFAGRAGFIELNELYACLPGTSLADIVREKLNAEHQASMGNLSLLIKFVNQKQGRAYEYKSDLPEADKLAERAEDYPEMYVPMGGIVVTAGVDVQHDRLAVVMRAWGRGEESWLLYWGEIYGEVVLPDQGVWLDLEKLLFAAIPHACGAKLKVLATSLDTSDGTITQDAAYAFCRKHQRSGVMAIKGASERGNTRDDERREIFSAPRQGVDTDKEQKASKYGLRPYIVGTSRAKDLWIEGRLPMTGDGPGRMHFYKTVRPDYFRQITAEVKAPSRRHHYRKVWQKKAGEPNEGTDCETYALHAARSLKTHLLQEQDWAALDAQIRQGGLFDQPEPVRPEAEPNPETEGATPEPPPPVEPPDLPPAGGRVVSGRRSAMRVLSQRRN
- a CDS encoding phage portal protein, which produces MSRAPKASQPTLLDKAITWLSPERGAKRMHARLTMTALGGYSGASKAKRSLSAWNPAAGSAAADLLPDLPTLRERCRDLERNNPIGGGAINTVTTKTVGTGLALKSVVNRQILGWDEDQAREWQRKTESLFKSWAETTCCDITREQNFYGLQDLTWRSVLSSGDVFPLLTHKERPGHHYSACIQLIEADRICNPSGRADTETLTAGIERDADGAPIKAHILRSHPGALGVKERVWDERPFFNERGGRVLLHVYRRRRVGQPRGVPYLAPVIEKLKQLDRYTDAELEAAVVSAFFAVFIKPGTGGSLSPLASAATGNTPVGGDRPAGREQGGWDGSLSGGIVAELDDGASIDTAAPGRPNMAFDPFVLAMLRQIGMALELPYEVLIKHFTASYTAARAAVMEAWQFVRGCRDFLGSHFCQPVYEHWLEEAIAQGDIEAPGFFDHPLLRYAYCGSLWVGDGPGTVDPLKDINAAEKRIDIGVSTLAKESMLYDGSDWEENHEQRALEVKRRRDDGLSASPTARPDNEPPANPDLPERT
- a CDS encoding DUF6148 family protein encodes the protein MAITLEQAQGQLQAWLDASMKVSQKQSYRIGTRQLEYADLAEITKTIDYWQKQVDGLESGRPRGIVLRGITPR